In the Callospermophilus lateralis isolate mCalLat2 chromosome 7, mCalLat2.hap1, whole genome shotgun sequence genome, AAAATGTTTCAATCCTTATTTTTCCTCATTATCTTTTTCCTCTCAAATGACCAGTTCTGTGCTTATGAGTTTAAGGAGATATGTAAAATGACAATAAATCAAAGACATCCATTTTGTTCTATAAAAGCATAGAACTTAGGGAAGGTATTTGGGACATAGACCAAGTGTCttaaacataaaaagaaatacagtGTTTCCTCAGGGATGGGAAAGGTGGGGGAATACAGAAAAGAGGGAGCCTGGGGAGCCACAGAACATAGGAAACCCGTATCTAAAAAACATGTTGCTAAAAAATATTGTACAGAAAGTAGCAACCTAGGAGGAACCACAGTCACCTTTGAAAACTATTCCCTGTGCAACAAGTGATGTGCAGAAGCAACCACAAGCCACTAGAACTGAAGAAGCCAAACACTGGAGAAGCAGCATCTCTGATACTAGAAATTCCTTGGCGCAGAGTAAGATGGAAGGAAACCAAGCCTGAGTTGGACTGACATTAACTTGCTTTGCATGAGGTTTATTTCTGCCAGCTGAgtggaatggaaatttggaatgaGAAAATTATTGAGTTCTGGAAAATGTAGATATGTTTCTTGGATGACTGAATTGCTAAACTGAGATTCATACCTGGTATGCTAAATGTCTATTTGTAAATCGTTTGCTTAATATCCACTTTCCTCCTAGACTAAGTTCCTGAAGGGTTAGGGTCTATGTGTTTTGCTTACCACACTGTGTCTAGCATCTAGAACAGTTATCTCTACAGAGTAGGAATGCAACAAATATTCGTTGAAGGAATGATTTATCAAATTAGTGGCAAAGCTATGGTTTCATGCTTGTTCTATATCACTACATCATTTAATATCTTAAACATAATTTCCTCAAAAtactaacaaaatattttaacatcagagaagataaaaaacattttaacagTGGAATATATAGAGAATATAAAATCAGTCTGGAAAGTAGATAAATATAGTCAGCTTTTTTGATCTATAACaatgtaaaattatttattttcctttaagaCAAAGGCTTAAAAACAAATCTGTGATCATTGTCTTTTTGCAAATACTAGCATTATCTTGTGAGGTTGTGTTCCTACCATCCATTTTGGGAACAATGTTTCTCCAAGATAAACCACCAACACAATGCCAGCATTGTATATAGTACATAATCCCCAGGTCCTGGTCTTTGAAGAACCTCTTTGCCCTTCATGATCGACTGTGGTTGCCCTCTCCTTCCCCAGGAGGTACAGATTGTGTTGATGAGCTCATTTCCTCCTTCATGTAACATTTAGGTTTTGTGTCTTGTTTGTTCAGAATTCTGTTCAATACTCAAATCTATCTCGCAACCCATAGAACTTTTACTAGGCTATTTGCCTTCATTTCCTTGGGTTGGCATACTTATTTGATGATAAAACTAAAAGGCTGGTAATTTACATGACACTAATTTCTGAATTAAACAGAAAATGAAACATGTCCACTAAGGTGGAACATATAAAACATTGTTATGGATCTTATAAAAATGGGCCTTGCTTTTCTAAAAACTCACAAGACATTTAAGTAGCATTCAGAATAactcattaaaaatatatttttatcatatatgtattctctTTGAATAAGTCACCTATTAAAAGATATGGAATCATTATTCCAGGAAGAACAGGATATTTGAGGGATCTTACATCAGaactcactgatttttttttgaaattttcaaattattgcacatattttaattatttattaggtgtgtgatcctggggattgaactccgtGGCATTCTCCATCTGCCccccatgttttgtttttttgtgtgtgtgtgtttgtgtgtgtgtgtatgtgtgtgtttgagtctgacttcaaacttgcagccctcttgcctcaacctccggaataactgggattacaggcatgcattagCACATCTGGCTtgagtttttatttctagaagtGCAAAATGGCAACAATAAAAGCATAAAAGGAAAATAGATGCTCTGTTCATACAAAATAAAGCTTTAAGTAACAATTTTTTTCAAGATATATTTTAACATtgcacatttgttatccattctttcatcaaGAAACGTAGAAGTGGATTCTGTATCTTGAATATAATGAATAATGCTGGAAAGAACATGGGAGTGAGGATATCTTCATTTCCTTTAGATACATAACCAAAAGGTGGAACGTCAAGACCACATGGGAgttctatttttaagttttgtaGGCATCTCTATTTCATTTTGTGTGATGACTACACCAATTTATATTCCCACAAACAGTGTGCAAAGGTTTCCTTTTCTCCATATCTTTGTCAATATTGTTCTCTCGTGTGTGTTTGATAACTGCTATCCTAACGTGGGAAGTGATGTTCATTGTgcttttgctttgcatttcccttatgattagtgatgttgatcaCCTCTGCCTGTTGGCTATTGTaagtcttttgaaaaaaaaaaaaaagttctttgcctttttttaaaaatcagatcattttattattgtttttttttctggtttggtTTGCTATTGTGTTGTATGTTACTTGCTCATTTTGATTTTTATGAtaggacatttttaaaaatcattaaaatgaaTGGTAAGAAAGATCCATAAAAATTATGCAAATAGTATTTCAATATCCATTCCACAGATATCTGTAGAGTAGAAGTTGTTAACCAGATTTcaaaggtggaggaaaaaaaaagagaaaaacgatAAGGAATTTCAGTATCTGTAAGGTGTTCAATATCACTAGAACTTTTAGAGTTTGAAGGTATCTAACACAATTGAACCTGAACAAGTAGAGAAAGGCCAAATCATGAAACATCTTGTAGGCCACATTAAAGAaatttggatgtttttcttgagggaaatgggaaactaTAGGAGGGTTTTAAAGGTTGGTAATAATTATGTTTTAGATCATTCTGGGCAGCAGTATGGAAAATTGATTGATGACAAGGCCAATCAAGAATGATTGTTGAGGTCATGCAAGAAGGGATAGAGTGATTATGGGTCACATAGAAATTCAGAAGGTAGAACTGATAGGATTTGGTGATTTAATGGATGTTTGTATAGAGAAGGTTTTATACAATGAGTGAAGAGTCATGAATGACGCCCAGGAACAGCTAGGTAAATAGTTGTGCCATGAAGAGTAGACACATTAAGAATGaatggacacagccacatcaatgtttatagcagcacaattcccagttaaactgtggaaccaacctagatgcccttcaataaatggataaaaaaaaaatgtggcatatatacacaatggaatactactcagcaaaaaaagtggaataaaatcatggcatttgcaggtaaatggatgtagttagagaagataatgctaagtgaagttagccaaatccaaaaaactaaatgctgaatgttttctctgatataaggaggatgattcatagtggggtagagaaggggagcatgggaggaatagacgaattctagatagagcagaggggtgggaggggaagagagggatatagggttagaaatgatggtggaatgtgatggacattattatccaataagataatatatatgtataaagacacaaattggtatgaatatactttgtatacaacaaaagatatgaaaaattgtactctgtatgtgtaataagaattctagtgcattctgctgtcatatataaaaaactaataaaaagaaaaataaatgaatgtttgcTAATGCATTTACATATAGAGATCTCAGtcattataaaataattatatgtgATATGCTTTATAATTTAGCAATGATAACTGATCCTGTGATTTTTTTCAATCTAACAAATTAGAAAATCAAATCACAGGTAAAATACTTTCTCAAGGTCTCTTATTAGAAATTAGAGTACCAATATGGATACTGTATCATTCTAACACTGAAGACACAAGGAATTATTTGATGAAATCATCACCATTATAATTTTCATTGATGATCAAACTATTGAAAGTTTCCTTTGTGCTAGACTCTGATCAGTACTCATCATTTAATTCTTACAACTACCCTAATGAAGTCCATGCTTTTATCTTAATTTTAGAAGTAAAGAAACTGAGATTGAGACATTAAATATGCCCTAAGTTCACATGGATGTTAAATGCCAGAACTGAGATTTAATGTCCCAAATCCGATGCCATAGACAGTACTTCCAACTGATGCCAACCTGCCTCAGACACCATGATTAGGTGCACTGTAGCCATAGTTCCTTGACAAATGGTATACAGGTGAAAGATGTTTACTAAATCCATGGTCTTcttaatttgaatttttggtttatgTTAACAGTAGAACTTTGGATAATCTTATTGAGCATGTGGAAATTAATTCCAGTCATTAAAGTCAAATCACTGATCTTGAGCTTGGtgtagtggcacacgcctataatcccagtgggctcaggagtctgagacaggagaatggagagttcaaagccagcctcagcaacagcaaggtgctaagcaactcagtgagatcctgtctctaaataaaatacaaaatagggccagggatgtggctcagtgattaagtgcccctgtgttccatcctcagtacggggaaaaaaaaaaaaaaactcccccaaaacaaacaaacaaaaaacaactgatCTTACCTGTTTTAAAATCTTGGATCATTATAAACATTCTCTACATCTGCAAGATGTCAGTTACTTAAGGATAATTATACTCAGCAAGATAAGCCAAGTTATGCTGCTGTAACCAACAATCTCTGAATACCAGCGAGTTTAAATGATAAATGTTTCTTTCTCATTCATATTGCACATTCATTATAGGTGAATAGACTTCTCTACTCCAAAATATACAGGGGCAGCCACCAGTTTCCAGCGTTAAATTGTTATTTATCAAGGCAAAGGAGAAGCAGTCTGTGCCCATCCTTAAATTCCAGTGATATATGTCACCTCCACTGACATTTGCCCAAATATGTCACATGTCCAACTTTAAGGAACAGAGAAATATAATCCTATCATATTCCTGAACAGAGAAAGACTAGAAATGTCTACTTTGGAAATGCATGGCTATCCTAGATGTTAGTTCCATCATTAGAGAGTTTCCAGGATTAAATATGTGGGAGAAAAGTTGTATTAAGGTTGAAGAAATTTCCTAACAATAAGGTTTCTCTGAGTCCTTACTATATTAATATACATTATCAATCTCTAAGAAAGGGTCTATTAACATGGAATCATTCTTCCCAAAATATCTGCAAAGACTCATGTTCTAAAGAAAACACTTCAAGATACAGTGCCCTAAAGCTCTACCTTTTTGGAATTTATTTGTGGAAGAATaaaaggcaaaaaagaaaaagactacaGCAATGCAAATTTATGGATTGTTTAGGATTGAGAGTTACACAGTAAAGTTCCCATACTAACTAGTTCCAACCAAACATAAAAACTTTCAATCCATTGCAAATGATGCTAAGTTATCTAAAAGCGCCACATATTATAATAggtgctttatttattttaactcaCTGCAACTTCAAAATAACATTATGAAAGACAGGTTATTTCTCACAAATGGGGAAACTATTATGTAGGACCGTTACATATTATTAGGGCCTGAATGTATGTGTCCCCAAAAAGTCATATATTGAAATTTTACCTGCCAAATGATGGTATTAGAAATTGAGGGCTTAGGAAAGTGATTAGATCATGAGGACAGAGTCTTCATAATTAAGATTAATGCTCTTATGAAAGAGACCCCAGAAAACTAGTTAACCCTACTACCATGTGAGACAGTGAGAAAGCAGCAGTCTACAGACCAGAGGAGGGCTCTCATCAGGATCTAAAAATGCTGGCACATTGACCTTCctatttccagcctccagaattataaaaaaaaataaattgctgtTGTTGATAAACTACCCAGTcactggtattttgttatagcagtccCAATGTTAAAAGCCACACAAAGAGTGAACTGAATAACAGACTAGATGAGGGCAAATAGTTATGTCAACCTACAAACAAAAAGGTTTAAATGTTCCTGTTAGATGTACAAACAGTAAACTGTTTGTACAACCAACAATTTATGGTTGGTCATAAATGGAAAGATTCATTTTCATTGTCCTCCAATTGGACCCTGAAATATGTGGAAGGAGTGCTATTTGGAGACCCGAGAGGATAGTCTTATATGACAACCTGTTAGGTTTTCATTCCTTTTTTCCTGTCttttaaaacatgtttttattagttcattatagttatacatgacattggAGTTTGTTTTCCCACAATCATATATGTATAATTCAGTCCACTTTGCCTCTAAAGCTTTGAGGTAAGAATAACATGATCACATAATTATAGCAAGACTTGGAATTTCAAGTTCAGAAGAGCCCTTGAGCAATCCGGTCTAACCCTCTGAACTTAAAATGGGGAAAATGAAGTCTCTAGATGTGAGGCTGCACACCTAGGGCTTTTGTTATGGTCTTTAACTTTTTCTTCTGGATAATTGACCAGGTTGGTAAGCTTGCCTCCATTTTTCTATCGACTGAGTTCAGATTGTAGTGGCTTCTCATCAGCATCCCAAGATGAGCCCTGAAGAGACCGTCAAAGCTGGCAGAAAAGGAAACTAATTTTGAAAACAGAGGGATTAAGTGAGGGTGACAAAAGGATTCAGTTTCCAGAATGTCTGACATTCAGGAAAGGGATCATCCATTGGGTTGTGAAAAATCCCAGTTGATAGCCCCTGATCATAGCTCCCCTGTAGTGCTTTGTGAAAACTGGCATTATCAAGGCAGGGAATACAAATCTTGAAAGGATGGAAGAAGTTTGGTTATAAACAACTGAAGAGTTGTTGGTGCTCCAGGTGTGTTAGGTTTGGTGATGCAGGTATCTCCTAGTCAAAAGACAGGTTCACCTGTAATTTTGTTCCATCAAAAGATGGAATAGCTTTGTCTGACCACAAAACTATTCCTCCTTCCTTGATCCCTTCATAGCAAATGACTCTATATACCTCTCAGTTGTGCAAGCCAGAAATTTAGATACCACTTTTCATTGTTCTCTGTACATTATTACCCTGATATCCAATCAATACCAAGCCTCCTGTCTTTTGAATACCCCTTTGCCCTAGACACTCTGCTCTGGCCTTAATTTAGGCCATCATCACACCTCATCTAAATGATCACCATagtctttctttgtttttcctaTCTCAAGTCTTGCCACCCTTCATCTGTTCTCCATGCTACAGTCAGAGAGATGGAGAAAGTCAGACTATTTGAAATAATGTTGATTTCTGAGAGAATACTTTTTATTCAGAATGTATATGTTTTATTGTCTTTTCCTGCTTCCTACAAAAGAAAATGATGGACCAGGAAGTGTGGGTGATAGGATCTTGGCCACAGACTGAGGGAATTCTCCCCCCCCCACCACAGAATCAACTAAACAGTTATTTTCTCAATTTGCTCAAAAGCGAGTCATCAATTCTTTGAGATCTTAAATGCCATCTTTCTCAGTTTAGGTTAAGAGCTTTACAGAAATATGTTTTCAGAGGACTTACCGAAAGAGAAATTTCATTATTTAGCTGTTTGGGATTATAGTTTCAGTTTTTTTGTATAATAGAAAGGTGTATTTAGAAAGGCAAGTTAAGTCAGGGGTGAAGAATAGCAATGAAGATTTTAGTCAAGGTTCTCCTGAATTCTGAACATAAGTTGTCTTTCCTAGTCAATTCTGATGGTTAGGGAAGAGGGCAGCAAATTGTTGACTCTTTATTGTATCAAGTGGGAGACATGTTATCTCATTAGCTCTCTGACGTAGTTATTACCAGCAGCAAACTTTACAAATAAGAATACTGAAAAAACTTGCTCCAAGATTCTAGATCTGGTAAGTGGGAAgccaggaatcaaacccaggacatGTCAGTCTGCATTGGTAAGCGTGGCTTTCCACCACCTTGACATAGATGTTGCTTTTAATACTCAAAAAAATCTTTTATCAGATGAGGTTTCCCATTCTTTTGATACGGTTATTAAGGTTCAGTGTTTGAAACTTGCCCTGCATCAGTCAGTAAGTGGCAAAGCAGAGATTGGGATTCATGCTTGGCTGCTTCTGGAGTCCATGAGTCTCCATGATGTCTCCCAAGAGAGTGTCTGTTTATTGTCTCACAAATGTGACTAACAGTTAAATAATGGTTTCCAGAAGTGACCGAATAGCTAACAATAATCATAAAAATACATTATCAGAACTTCATGGTGTAACCTATGTGCTTagcaaatattgttaaaatgaggTTTTGACCAATAAAGTGTCAGGGATGTTAGTATAAATTGGTCAAAAGGGTGAGGGTTTCTTTAAAGCTTGATCAGGCAATTTACTTCCCATCTGATTCTCATTCAGTTCTGAGCAAAATGAAGGGCTccattttcactctgtttctacTCTCTGTCCTATTTGCCATCTCAGAAGCAAGGAGTGAGGAGATTGTGAAGCTCTGTGGGCTGGAGTACAGAAGAACAGTCATATACATCTGCGCCAGCTCCAGGTGGAGAAGGCACCTGGAGGGGATCCCTCAAGCTCAGCAAGGTAATGTGGCTCACTTGTGTCCCTTACTCTCTAGACCTgcccttttttcccccttagatTTTCTTAACAGTTAttatatttttggtactagggattgtactcagaggcgccctatcattgagctacatcctccacccttttattttatattttatattttgagaaagggtcttgctaagttgctgaggttggcttcaatcttgcaatcctcctgcctctgcctcccaaattgctgggattacaggtgtgtgccactgcgcctggcttaaCAGTTATCTTAATAACTATTTCTCTAAGAACTGCTAAGCCATTTCTATATCAGTCTGGGGGATTATCCAAATAAACTGAATTTGGCTTGGGAAAAAGGAGAgttacctttaaaaaaataagatctcATTTTCTTTAGTCTTTTGCTCGAAATCATAGGATTGCCTGGCTCCTTTCATGAGCTTAGCATCTACTGCAGGTGTTATCGATGTGCAATACATAGAAGTAAGCAATTTCAAGGGACTATTGGCATAGCAAGACTTTCACATCAAGATAACTATTTAATGTAATAAATTGGAATTCAGGTGTCAAATAATGATGAAAGGAAGAAATCTGATTTTTATTAGACACTTATTAAGTGCCAAGCAGTTTTATATGTATCATTTCATTCAGTCTGATAAGGATGCAAGAAGTAGGTAATATTATCACTGTTTACCATTTTACCAAGGAGAAAACTGTCCACCCAGTTTTCTGGGTCAGCTGTGTGGCTAGGAAGCGAATCAGTTCTATCTGGCTTCAAGAgtcaaaatatttgtttattctaCACTGCATCAAAGCGGGTAAACTATTGCAATTAATGACAACACTTATTACTTTATCTTTttataaattaacaaataaaattgtGTATATACAACATATTGTTTTAATATTGTATGCACTGTGAAATGGCTAAGTTATTTAACATATACAACACCCACATATTTATCTTGTGTATGTGTTTATGTGCATGAATGTGTGGTGCGAACACTTAAAAATCTATTCTATTAGCAATTTTCAACAATAGAACATGTTGCTATTAACTGTAGTCAACAGGTTGTACAGTTGATCTCTCAAACTTAATCCTTCCATTTAAATGAAATTTTGTACCTTTTGACCAGTATTTCCCCAACAtcccatcctcctgccccagctccaGGTAACTTCTATTCTCCTCTCTCCATCTGTGTTTCCActatttttagattccacatttaAGTCAGATCATACAGTATGCATATTTTTGTACTTGATTTAAAAGGGAgttgggatgggaataggaaagacagtagaatgaatcagacataactcacctatatttatatatgaatacatgaccagtgaactccacatcatgtataaccacaagagTGGGTTTCTAATCAtattaagttatactccatgtatatatgtcaaaatatactactgtcatgtatatctaaacgaacaaataaaaaaatttaaaagattctATTTTAACAATGGGTTTTATTTGCTATGCtttacaataaaaaatataagaactGATTAGTAATAAATGCTGCAATTACATATAAGACTATAAAAATTCTAATTTAGCTTAAAATGAACTtggtaaacaaaatatttttaaaaatgacccaCAGTGTTCATATTTTGGTGGTCTAATATCTTGAAATAGCAGGATCTTGCCATTACTGCTTTAATATTGAGGCTTATATTACTAGATAGCAATAGAAACAATAAGGATTTTTTAATCTTAAGAGAGTATGCATATTTACTAGGATTTATGTTGCTCTCTAGATTACTAAACCAAaatgtactaggaaaaaaaagcatttgaaataTCTCTGAAATATCTGGGGCAGTAAAATGAATGTATAAGTCGATCTCTTTTAGACACCTCCAAAATCATAATATTATGTACTAAAACTTTCATAGGTTTTCCCATACATTCTTTATATAGTTAATTACTGGTTTACCAACCAGCATTTATTCATCTAATTTTTCTTGGTGATAGCTAGTGTGCTAAGTAAGTTTGAAATGAATTGTGAGAGAAGCTATGTGGGGACTTTGGGAACAAAGTCctacattttattttcagatatagaaGTTTAAGTCTCCATGCCCTTCCTTTCTCATCAGTGTTGTAGGGAACACACAGGGTTTTCTTTTGCTTATACCAAGTAACTAAAACCTTGGGAAGCTGCTAGTTGTGGAGCAGAGGTGGCCAGCAGCAGTCAAGCCTTGATCTGGCTCTCACCAGCCAATGGACACTGGGTATGTCACTCTTAACTCTTTAAATTGAAGTTTCCTACTCTGCAAAATGAAGAGTAGACatggcagagctgttcctcaaaggccaaatctctctgaaatcagaacaatatttttaaaaatcacatgagggattcaatttcatttcagaAATCTAATCCATTTCTTCAAGAGCAGAGGTGGCTGCTGCCTTCTTTGTTGGGGCTATTTATggtagtattgttttttttttctttcctacaggtgagaaaagaaactactttCAACTCCCAAATAGACAAGAGGCTTCTGAGGAAAACATAGCCCAGGACCTGCCCAAAGTGGATTCCTCAGGCGAGGAACATGTTGGGGATGGACAGATACCCACGGAAAGGCGTTGGGAGTCGAAGAAACATTTGGTGATGTCAAGACAAGACTTAGAAACTTTGTGCTGCATGGAGGGCTGTTCCATGACTGATCTGAGCACACTTTGTTAAGCCAAAAGCAAATTCTCGATGGGTGGCAGAGCTTTAGCATAAATTTAATCTCCTTTTTCTACTGCCTTGTAGGATGCTAGTATTCCATCATAAAACATGGCTTTCAGTTGGCAGGTTTTTTTCTAAAAGCTGTGTCTAGTGGTTAAAAACACAGTGAGCCCTATTTTCTCTCTTTGCTAAGGTGAATGCACTCTTTTCCAATTCTAAATAATTCTTTGACATTTAAAATACTGtgcaaattgaaataaaaatgccATTAAACCAAGctcattgtgatttttttcttttaaaatttgtgaatacctttCCAACagtaaatagaaaatgctgatggtagtaaaacttgaaaaaataggcATTTCAAAGAAGGTAAAATAAGctgttatctcatctagaaaaacTTGTTGGTCATTGTGTATCACTGGAAGTTTAAACATTGACTTATGGTTAAGGAAGAATCAAGGGTTTTTCTCAAAATACCTGAAAATGTAGTCCTTTGACACCTCCTTGAGGAAAGTCAGGGGCATATATGTGCGAATCAAGTCCCATAAACAACAGAAACTAACAGTGTGTTTGAGCAATGAGCTCCTTCCTGAAGTCTGGGCCACCTTGATTTTGCCTCTCTACTGCAGAGATAAAAGGACAATCAATGATGTGGAAAGAGAGcccacattttgggagcaaatttttgccacatgcaggtcagatagaacactaatctccaggatacataaagaactcaaaaaaacttaacaccaaaaaaatcaaatgacccagtcaataaatggtacTATTTCACTTTGAAGTGAGTCCTTAGGTGACTTTTACTTGTGCTTGTAAACTGGAAAACAAGCAAGCACATTAGCtgtgtttttcaaaaaatatatatatttagctaTCCTATCATAGTAAAGGGAAATACAAAGGACCATTTGTATAATTAAACAAAAATGTAGtttatttttcttcagttttaaaATGAAATGGGTATCTAAACTTAATATGTCTCATATGAATTTAAACAATGATTTCCCAGCACTCCCTAAGCAAGTCAGGTTGATTATCTGTCTTTCTGGCCATTGGATGACACCCTCATCCTAGTCTCTGGGAAACATCATTTTCCCTTTTTGATCATCAATGTAAGTGAAGCCTGGTGCTCCCCATACTGGTTGTACTGGTTCCTTGCCTTCTTGCTAGGTAGGGAAATAGCCTGATGGGTGGGTGGAGACATATAAGTTTCAAGTTATATCTTGCACTAAAAAGCACTAGTTAAATTGGTAAAGAAGTATTTGAAAAGAGATTGCAGGAGACTTTAATTAGATACTTAACATATTTAAGTCTCAATAAATTGCTAGTAGTTTGTTCATACATGTGAAGAAAAGAataaatgagttcaaatgggcactaaggaaaaaataagtagCAGAAAGCAAAATCAGTGTAAGAAACCAAGAAAGTACTGCTGTAGGAGCTAAGACTTCTGAATAGAAGATACCCAAAAATAAGTAGAGATGAACAAAGAAAGGCTAACTTTGGGACTGAATAAGATATAATAAAGGTGGACTTGAAGAGAAAGTATTTGCCAAAGAAGGTAGTAGCAGACAATTAAaggtttaaaaagaaagaaaacaaaaaaaccaaccaaGTAACATAAGGCATAGAATTATGGTGATGAACAGAAATTGCAAAAATATCTGATCCATTTTTTAGGAAACAGGTTCTATGGAAAGAAATGAGAGGTGGAGAGTAA is a window encoding:
- the Insl5 gene encoding insulin-like peptide INSL5, whose protein sequence is MCLANIVKMSKMKGSIFTLFLLSVLFAISEARSEEIVKLCGLEYRRTVIYICASSRWRRHLEGIPQAQQGEKRNYFQLPNRQEASEENIAQDLPKVDSSGEEHVGDGQIPTERRWESKKHLVMSRQDLETLCCMEGCSMTDLSTLC